GTCGCCGTAGATGGCGGCCAGGGCGTGGATCTGCTCGACCGGCACGCCGGTGATCTCGCTGACCTTCGCCGGCGTGTAGTCCCGCAGGAAGGTGGACAACTCGTCGAGCGAGCTCGGCCTGGCCTCGTCCTCGAAGGTGTAGCGCTCGGCCTGCTCGTCGAAACAGCCGTAGCCGATCTTCTTCACATCCTCGATGCCACGGCGGAACACGAGGTTCTCGTCGATGAAGGCCTTGTTGATGCGGCCCTGTGCCACCAGCAGGTGCAGGATGCCGTTGGCCAGCGCCAGGTCGGTGCCCGGTTTGAACAGCACGTGCAGGTCGGCGTAGTCGGTGGTTGGCGTCCGCCTGGTGGCGATGTCGACGATGCGGGTGGCGGGCTTGAGGCGCTTGGTCTCGAGGATGCGGCTGAAGAGCACCGGGTGCATCTCCGCCATGTTGTTGCCCCACAGCACGAAGTCGTCGCCGCGATCGAGGTCCTGGTAGCAGCCCATCGGCTCGTCGCTCTGGAACTGCGTCATGAACCCCGACACCGCGCTCGCCATGCACAACCGCGCGTTGGGCTCGAGGTTGTTGCTGCGCAGGCCGGCCTTCACCCACTTGAGCGCGGCGTAGCCATCGAACACGGTCCACTGCCCCGACCCATACATGGCCACCGCCTCGGGCCCGTGCTGCGCGAGGGCGTCCTTGAACTTGCTCGCGATCAGGTCGAGCGCCTCATCCCAGGAGATGCGGCTGAACGAGCCATCGGCGTTGCGTTTCTGCGGGTACAGAAGCCGGTCTTCGCCGTAGAGCAGGCCCGGCAGGTGATACCCCTTGACGCACAGCAGGCCGCGATTGACCGGGCTCGCCTCGTCGCCACGCACGGCGACGACCCGGCCCTGCTCGACGCCAACCATCACGCCGCAGCCCGTGCCACAGAAGCGGCACGGCGCCTTCGACCACGTCACCGACGCGCGGTCGATGGGATTGGCGTTGGCCATCAGCCGCTCCGCCTCATCGCGGTCGGCGCATGAATAGGCGGCCACGGCCGGCACGGCGACGCCGGCCATTTTCAGGAAAGTGCGCCGTTTGATTTTGGTCATCGCGTGGGTCCGTAGCGCCGCTGCATTTCCTTGGTGATCTCGTCAGCCTGCTGCTCGGCGCCCTTGAGCAGCCACTGGTGCTCGGGCCGGCGCAGGATCTCGTCGATCACGGCATCGGCGGCGCGCGCGCCCTGCGCGCGACCGCCGCGCGACGCCGCGGCGGTGATGGCGCGGGCCTCGGGAATCAGCTTCATGTAGAAGCGCTCGGCCACCTCGAACATGCCGTGCCACTGGGTGTAGTCGGGCGCCATCATCGACGCGCCCATGCGCGCGCGGCGGCCCTCGTGGTGCCAGAGGTAATACCAGGTCCATTCGATCTGCTCGTCGTACTGCGTCTTGGTGAGCAGCCCGTTCGCGGTCAGCGCCGACATGATCGCCTGGCCCGGCTTGGCGAACTTCTCGTTGAAGTTAATCACCACGTCGTCGTACTGGCGGTAGAACAGGTTGACGTAGTCCGGCGTGTGGCAGGCGGAGCACACCTGCTTCATCCGGTTGCGCTTGGCCTCCGAGGTATCGGCAATCGCGGCCCGGCGCTTCTCCGGATCGGTTTCGGTCACCACCGCGTGGTTGGCGTCGGTGTCCATGACCAGGCTCACCGTCGGCCGGTTGGTCCAGGAGATGCGCTCGCCGGGGTCGTGCGTGACCTTCATCCCGTTCCGCATGTTCGCGCCCATGTGGCACGTGGCGCAGGTCGGTGCGGCGCTGTAGTCCCGCCCCAACACCCAGGGCTTCGCGTCGAGGTTCATCAGGTCGATCTGGTCCCGGAACGCCACGCCGTGCTTCGACTCGTCGTAGATCTCCTTCTGCGGATGGTCGGGCCCGAGGTGGCACTTGCCGCAGTTCTCGGGCTGGCGCGCGCGCCGGGCCGAGAAGTCGTGACGGCTGTGGCAGGCGGCGCACGAGCCGAGCGAGCCATCGAGGTTGATGCGGCCAATCCCGGTGTTGGGCCAGCTGGTGCTGCTCAGCAGCGGCTTGCCGCTCTCGTTGCGGACGATGCGGCCGACGGCATCGAGGTTGGTGGGCTGGCCCTTGTCGTCGGGCTTGAGGTCGCGCACGGTGACCACGCCGCCGTCGTTGGCCTGGAACCCGACCAGCGACCCGTGGCACTGCTGGCACCCCGAGTTGGCGGGCGCCATGCCGTTGACCACGTTGACGGCCCTGCCCGGCGTCGGCGAGTGCGGGTTGAACGGCACGCGCGATCCCGCCACGGTTTCGGCCAGGAAGTTGTCGAGCGAGGCGAGGATGTTGCCGGCCTTCGAGTGGTGGCTCACCGCGAACTCCGCCGACTCGGTGGGATGGCAGCGCGCGCAGTCTCGCGGCGTCACGATCGTCGCGATCTGCTGGCCGTAGTGCGAGAACGCGTCGGCGTCCCTGGCCTCGGCCTTGTGGCAGTCGACGCACGCCACGCCCTTGCCGGCGTGGATCGAGCCCTTCCAGTGATCGACGATGCCGGTCGAGACCTGGGTGTGGCAGTCAACGCATTGCCTGGAGGCCGCCGGCACGCTGGCGGCGGTGCCGCCCCGGCGGCCGGACTCCTCGTGGCGCCGCCGCGACACCTCCAGCCACTGCACCGCGACCAGCGACAGCAGGAACAGGAATCCCAGGCCGCCAATCACCCAGCGTTTTTGATCGAGTGTCATGTCCAGTTATCCCTAATGCGCGACGAGTGCTTCCCACATCGTGAAGCCCATGATCGTCAAGGCACCCACTACACCTAGCCACACGCTGATATCCGCGTACTTGAACTTGCGGACCAGCCAGTCATCGATGAACGGCCACAGGAACATGACGAAGACAATCAGTCCCTGCGTGAGCACCGCGGTCATTCCCGTGAACAGCTTGAGCCAGCGGAACGCCACGTAGAAGAACCATTCCGGCTTGATCACGTCCGGCGTGACCAGCGGGTCGGCGCGCGGCCCCATGCCGACCGGCAGCAGGGTGGCCAGCGCGCTCAGCAGGATCATCAGCGTCAGGCCGATGATCATCTCGGTGTAGAAATGGCTGGGGAAGAAGTTGAAATGACGCACGGGCGCGTCGCCCTCGCCCTCGAACCTGAGCTGCGTGACACCGAGCAGCCGCACCAGGCCGATGTGCATCATCAGCACGAGGATCAGCAGCACCGGCAGCACGGCGCCGTGCAGGATGAAGAACCGCGACAGCGTGCGGTCGTTGTAGATCTCCCCGCCCAGCAGCGCCTGCTTCATGAACGGCCCGGCGATCGGCACCGTGTCGCTGATGTTGGCCGCCACCGTCGCGCCCCAATAGCTCAACTGCTCGAACACCAGGCTGTAGCCGGTGAAGCCGAGCATCAGCGTGCACACCAGCAGCGTCATGCCGATCATCCAGTTCAGCTCGCGCGGCCGGCGGTAGGCGCCGGTGAAGAAGACGCGCATCTGGTGCATCACGACCGCGGCGATCATCAACGTGGCGCCCCACTTGTGCAGGCCGCGGAGGTACCAGCCAAACGACGCGTCTTCGGTGATGTAGCGAATCGACTCGTACGCCGTCGTCGGCGCCGGCTGGTAGTAGAACGCCAGCAGGATGCCCGTGACAATCTGGATCACGAACAGGTACGCGGGCGTGCCGCCGAGCGCGAACCACCACCGCTTCAGGTGGTACGGCACCGGCTCGTTCGACATCGCGGCCACGGCCTCGAGCGAAACCGGCACCCGTTCGGCGATCCACTCTTCCCGGGTGCTCATGCCGGCGCCTCCGGCCCCGCGGGGCCGCGCCCCTTCTTCAGGCACGCCAGGCAGGGATCGTGTCCGGGCCCTTGCGGCGTCGCGAGGTGGACGATTCCAGCTTGCCGGGGGACCGATAACTGCTCCGTCGGCACGTCGATGTAGAGCAGGCCATTCTGCACGGCCAGCGAATACCGCGGCAGCGACTGACCGGCGTCGCCCGGCGGTCCGCCGGTGCCCTTGCCGGACGGATCGAAGGTGCCGCCATGGCACGGGCAATAGTAGCGATTGTTCTGCGCTTCCCAGCCTACCTGGCAACCGAGATGCGGGCAGGTGCTGGAGAGCGCCACGAAATCGCCGGCGCGGCCGGTGCTCTCGCGCCGCGTGATGTTCACCGTGCGGCCGTCGGGGGTGCGAAACAACAGGGTGCCGCCGACGGCGATGTCGTCGATGCCGGCGACGAACAGCTGCGTCATCTGCCCGGTGCGGGCGGGCAGCATGAAGCGGGCGCCGATCCACGCAAACAGACCGTAGCCGCCGACCAGGCCCGCGACCATCGTCACGGTGGAGGCAAACGTCCGGCGACCCGGCAGTTCGGGCGGGTCGACGTGAACGTGGTGAGACGCTGGTTGGTCAGCCATGGCGTGCCCTAGAAGGGAGAGAACCCCAGTGACGGAA
This sequence is a window from Vicinamibacterales bacterium. Protein-coding genes within it:
- a CDS encoding multiheme c-type cytochrome, whose translation is MTLDQKRWVIGGLGFLFLLSLVAVQWLEVSRRRHEESGRRGGTAASVPAASRQCVDCHTQVSTGIVDHWKGSIHAGKGVACVDCHKAEARDADAFSHYGQQIATIVTPRDCARCHPTESAEFAVSHHSKAGNILASLDNFLAETVAGSRVPFNPHSPTPGRAVNVVNGMAPANSGCQQCHGSLVGFQANDGGVVTVRDLKPDDKGQPTNLDAVGRIVRNESGKPLLSSTSWPNTGIGRINLDGSLGSCAACHSRHDFSARRARQPENCGKCHLGPDHPQKEIYDESKHGVAFRDQIDLMNLDAKPWVLGRDYSAAPTCATCHMGANMRNGMKVTHDPGERISWTNRPTVSLVMDTDANHAVVTETDPEKRRAAIADTSEAKRNRMKQVCSACHTPDYVNLFYRQYDDVVINFNEKFAKPGQAIMSALTANGLLTKTQYDEQIEWTWYYLWHHEGRRARMGASMMAPDYTQWHGMFEVAERFYMKLIPEARAITAAASRGGRAQGARAADAVIDEILRRPEHQWLLKGAEQQADEITKEMQRRYGPTR
- a CDS encoding cytochrome bc complex cytochrome b subunit produces the protein MSTREEWIAERVPVSLEAVAAMSNEPVPYHLKRWWFALGGTPAYLFVIQIVTGILLAFYYQPAPTTAYESIRYITEDASFGWYLRGLHKWGATLMIAAVVMHQMRVFFTGAYRRPRELNWMIGMTLLVCTLMLGFTGYSLVFEQLSYWGATVAANISDTVPIAGPFMKQALLGGEIYNDRTLSRFFILHGAVLPVLLILVLMMHIGLVRLLGVTQLRFEGEGDAPVRHFNFFPSHFYTEMIIGLTLMILLSALATLLPVGMGPRADPLVTPDVIKPEWFFYVAFRWLKLFTGMTAVLTQGLIVFVMFLWPFIDDWLVRKFKYADISVWLGVVGALTIMGFTMWEALVAH
- a CDS encoding Rieske (2Fe-2S) protein, encoding MADQPASHHVHVDPPELPGRRTFASTVTMVAGLVGGYGLFAWIGARFMLPARTGQMTQLFVAGIDDIAVGGTLLFRTPDGRTVNITRRESTGRAGDFVALSSTCPHLGCQVGWEAQNNRYYCPCHGGTFDPSGKGTGGPPGDAGQSLPRYSLAVQNGLLYIDVPTEQLSVPRQAGIVHLATPQGPGHDPCLACLKKGRGPAGPEAPA